One genomic segment of Streptomyces niveus includes these proteins:
- a CDS encoding phosphotransferase, with amino-acid sequence MEERPAGIQDSDVRDALRAWGIDPVTLEYAPVGFGDYHWTATDTRDGRWFVTVADLTHKSWYGDGTEAAFRGLRDAMDTAVALRDAERSGRPDFVVAPVRTAEGESVRELGAGHAVSVFPLMPGTAGHFGETLTPHDRGLVLDLLAELHRTAPPASARVLPPEFATRPQLDRALGELDNPWDGFGPYAEPARHLLADHAAALRHRLDEFDRRAGELRAAGAPLVVTHGEPHPGNLLRAGERRLLLDWDTVGLAVPERDLWLVADGPDDLARYEESTGRKPDPSALALYRLRWALNDIAEFLTLLGTPHGPTPDAQQSWKALAQTVRSLAAEA; translated from the coding sequence ATGGAAGAGCGACCCGCCGGTATCCAGGACTCCGATGTGCGCGACGCCCTGCGGGCATGGGGAATCGACCCCGTCACCTTGGAGTACGCGCCCGTCGGCTTCGGCGACTACCACTGGACCGCCACCGACACGCGTGACGGCCGGTGGTTCGTGACCGTGGCCGATCTGACCCACAAGAGCTGGTACGGGGACGGGACCGAGGCCGCCTTCCGCGGTCTGCGGGACGCCATGGACACCGCCGTGGCTCTGCGTGACGCGGAGCGGAGCGGCCGCCCGGACTTCGTCGTCGCGCCGGTCCGCACCGCCGAGGGCGAGAGCGTACGTGAGCTGGGAGCCGGACACGCGGTCAGCGTGTTCCCGCTCATGCCGGGCACGGCGGGCCACTTCGGTGAAACCCTCACCCCGCACGACCGAGGCCTGGTCCTCGACCTGCTCGCCGAGCTGCACCGCACGGCCCCACCGGCCTCGGCCCGCGTACTGCCGCCCGAGTTCGCGACCCGCCCCCAACTGGACCGGGCGCTGGGGGAATTGGACAACCCCTGGGACGGTTTCGGCCCCTACGCCGAGCCGGCCAGGCACCTGCTCGCGGACCACGCCGCCGCCCTGCGCCACCGACTTGACGAATTCGACCGGCGGGCAGGGGAGTTGAGGGCTGCGGGCGCCCCACTCGTCGTCACCCACGGCGAACCGCACCCCGGCAATCTGCTGCGCGCGGGGGAGCGGCGCCTGCTGCTCGACTGGGACACCGTGGGCCTTGCGGTCCCCGAACGGGACCTCTGGCTGGTCGCGGACGGCCCGGACGATCTCGCACGGTACGAGGAGTCGACCGGCCGGAAGCCGGACCCGTCGGCCCTGGCGCTCTACCGCCTCCGCTGGGCCCTGAACGACATCGCCGAATTCCTCACCCTGCTCGGCACCCCGCACGGCCCGACCCCCGACGCCCAGCAGTCCTGGAAGGCCCTCGCGCAGACTGTCAGGAGCCTGGCGGCCGAGGCGTAG
- a CDS encoding medium chain dehydrogenase/reductase family protein, whose product MNELRQASDRAVMTEVVLPGVVEPAGLQIRQRPVPAPGPGQVLLVMEAAGISFAEQQMRRGKYFDQPPFPFTPGYDVVGTVADVGPGGDAALVGRRFAALTKTGGWASHLLVPAADLVEVPAGVDPAEAETLVVNGITATQMLHRVARVRAGQTVLVLGANGGVGSTLVQLARRAGARVIGTASLRHQEAVRELGAVPIDYRTHDLGAEVRKIAPDGVDAVFDHIGGEGIITSFGLLAPGGTLVSYGTASTRDIEGSAKWPVLKVVGRLQLWNALPNGRHAHFFNIWAGKRRAGAFRARLRADLTEVLTLLADGAITPQVAARVPLSRAAEAMTLAESGTVTGKVVLVPDTAGEGDHGGLGESLA is encoded by the coding sequence ATGAACGAACTGCGCCAGGCCAGCGACCGTGCGGTGATGACCGAGGTCGTCCTCCCCGGCGTTGTCGAACCGGCCGGGCTCCAGATCCGGCAGCGGCCCGTACCCGCGCCGGGCCCCGGTCAGGTCCTCCTGGTGATGGAGGCCGCCGGTATCTCCTTCGCCGAACAGCAGATGCGGCGCGGGAAATACTTCGACCAGCCGCCTTTCCCCTTCACCCCCGGTTACGACGTGGTGGGAACCGTCGCGGATGTCGGGCCCGGCGGTGACGCGGCTCTCGTAGGACGCCGGTTCGCCGCGCTGACCAAGACCGGCGGCTGGGCCAGCCATCTGCTCGTGCCGGCGGCCGATCTGGTCGAGGTGCCCGCAGGCGTCGACCCTGCCGAGGCCGAGACCCTGGTGGTGAACGGCATCACCGCGACGCAGATGCTGCACCGTGTCGCCCGGGTGCGGGCGGGCCAGACCGTACTCGTACTGGGAGCGAACGGCGGCGTCGGGTCCACCCTCGTCCAGCTCGCCCGCCGCGCGGGCGCCCGCGTCATCGGGACGGCCTCGCTCCGGCATCAGGAAGCCGTCCGGGAACTGGGCGCCGTCCCCATCGACTACCGCACGCACGACCTCGGCGCGGAGGTCCGGAAGATCGCCCCGGACGGGGTCGACGCGGTCTTCGATCACATCGGCGGCGAGGGGATCATCACCTCGTTCGGGCTGCTCGCCCCCGGCGGCACACTCGTCTCGTACGGCACGGCCTCCACCCGCGACATCGAGGGCTCGGCCAAGTGGCCCGTCCTGAAGGTCGTCGGCCGGCTCCAGCTCTGGAACGCGCTGCCCAACGGCAGGCACGCCCACTTCTTCAACATCTGGGCGGGCAAGCGGCGCGCCGGCGCCTTCCGGGCCCGGCTCCGGGCCGATCTCACCGAGGTGCTGACCCTGCTCGCCGACGGGGCGATCACTCCGCAGGTGGCGGCGCGCGTACCGCTGTCGCGGGCCGCCGAAGCGATGACCCTTGCCGAGTCCGGCACGGTGACGGGAAAGGTCGTGCTGGTCCCGGACACCGCGGGGGAGGGCGACCACGGAGGTCTCGGCGAGAGCCTCGCGTGA
- a CDS encoding HEAT repeat domain-containing protein: MTPGDEAFEDALRRADVRRLAELVDPSGCPPGVFERLLRHEDARVRSLGLVSLAERVAVVGGCADACARLAVLLPAALSAAGPAPWSAEDSLVLAELYARLAPHAPKPYALAGRVPSWRTAALPVRVRIAWLRAEIANDPTAVRREPASEALYQAVRETDIATALRPRQLVAELSESGDQVLMGESMRLAREGLHAGVLPVAHVRAHLVRLLGSDAEHAVGSATVVAALAELSEPWATLEPLPPSRLSGLLTVAEATVRPAVADAALTTLARHGHSGALRQAVDDPDLPPRLRRRALELLGALATRDDIRELTAVAASDPLLFGEPAVACLRGLHRRGHFVTGPDVPAVVALALADHAIAPCEIATILFTCRQDMFRLLIDAPADDPSWPRRLALLVALAGQGTAGPGGPGELPVGDVITRTLRATSSPRPFLDALRALRYTAAEEAVLARLATEPATVLRTLEAIGGRRTVSALRDGLGLAAADGENVIAPHLPPGTVAPHLRAERHRALELLWQLTEDPADRRALLVRLDPAELPARIAADLGGPDEGELALLGARANRDEPVAALCGLAAHGGAGTLPVITELLLRVVAELTHSERTLTEPTRSRQPDGSGAGQRPTGEPAVPGAVLEAVRGLGRRLHARRRIRPICLLDAADAEAAGNALAATMVLDLLDRPEPTDDERVILLELLTRIPYPHTRPRVHRLLRHRNPHLRKHVIALLAQDSEGADAQALSASLITLTTADDIRTVRQALLALGHARARWAAGAIAACLDHPNMNIKKTAAAVLVHAGTAVAVPQLLNWLGRHDNPGFRTALADALRAILGDAYEATLRAAVDGADEPRARRLLTGCLAERPPDGTADSQRSDLDALKSGGWRPAIALRIARRGELPARHWPHGLRPTLADWLALAESTRDPERTLTRDPAPGSLSDTQARLVRTALRLCPAPLSDAERRTYARFAPLLLMCLTDAATWDEDGQDLVSVLEVLAPELPTGEKRAVADAVRALPGTAPAPTLTLLLRCGAVLTRADLDQALRAAATGWSTDARAVRAPRAEVAVLREAFGITDAALPADARAWRVQLEAAVRGPSEAEDFRRAEEARPVRTTPNSRYRLAALADAYPAADPVTRSVLLDWMTALQPLDVPPWTLREAVADDAASAPTSNRTVRADDLDQPRSAALRARLLDMLDAPDPDRRRTAAVALLKWPDTDVRSAVLRAYLHGRVDVDVGVNGLADAEPPDLLAALADAERDGAEIRYERLARLAGRLDPSALQSLVPQLLKWWQQAPQAVRPVLDAVPADTLAVILGDRIEAGAWGYLDLLAGRTLLRTPALTEIRHRLRAEGRDSLADTLRLVDGPLLDPGAELQDAHEGVRSTPPEVPDGPSRQELLRLARTGSPDQIRRALTRLAEAPGDPELLALVGELLHHPRPRVRLHAHRTSRALFDRETYLRHTSTLLGDAQPDVVRSAVGTLTHAAWEPAVPPIVGLLDHPHPAVREAAVDGLARMAGRAVPALRHAADHARPDKRPVYTAVLDRIMALRSATDTATQEERTT, encoded by the coding sequence ATGACGCCGGGGGACGAAGCATTCGAGGACGCGTTGCGGCGGGCCGATGTCCGCCGGCTGGCCGAGCTGGTGGATCCCTCGGGCTGCCCGCCCGGCGTCTTCGAACGCCTTCTGCGGCACGAGGACGCGCGCGTACGGTCGTTGGGGCTGGTGTCCCTCGCCGAGCGGGTCGCCGTCGTCGGCGGCTGTGCCGACGCGTGCGCCCGGCTCGCCGTTCTGCTGCCCGCAGCCCTGTCGGCGGCGGGCCCGGCTCCCTGGTCGGCGGAGGACTCGCTCGTCCTGGCCGAGCTGTACGCGCGGCTCGCACCGCACGCTCCGAAGCCGTACGCCCTGGCCGGCCGCGTCCCGTCGTGGCGTACGGCCGCACTCCCCGTACGCGTACGGATCGCCTGGCTGCGCGCCGAGATCGCCAACGATCCGACGGCCGTGCGCCGGGAGCCCGCGAGCGAAGCGCTCTATCAGGCCGTACGGGAGACGGACATCGCAACTGCCCTCCGGCCGCGCCAACTTGTGGCGGAGCTGTCGGAGAGCGGCGACCAGGTGCTGATGGGCGAGTCAATGAGGTTGGCACGGGAAGGGCTGCACGCCGGGGTGCTCCCGGTCGCGCATGTTCGCGCCCATCTGGTGAGGCTGCTCGGATCCGACGCCGAACACGCCGTCGGGTCCGCGACCGTCGTCGCCGCGCTGGCCGAACTCTCGGAGCCCTGGGCGACGTTGGAGCCTCTGCCGCCGTCCCGCCTGTCCGGGCTCCTGACCGTCGCCGAAGCGACCGTACGGCCCGCTGTGGCCGATGCCGCGCTCACGACTCTTGCCCGGCACGGCCACAGCGGCGCGCTGCGCCAGGCCGTAGACGACCCGGACCTGCCACCCCGGCTGCGACGCCGTGCGCTGGAACTGCTCGGCGCGCTCGCGACACGTGACGACATCCGCGAGCTGACCGCGGTGGCCGCGAGTGACCCGCTGCTGTTCGGCGAGCCGGCCGTGGCCTGTCTGCGCGGGCTCCACCGGCGCGGCCACTTCGTGACCGGCCCCGACGTCCCCGCCGTCGTCGCACTCGCGCTGGCCGACCACGCCATCGCCCCGTGCGAGATCGCGACGATCCTGTTCACCTGTCGACAGGACATGTTCCGGCTGCTGATCGACGCCCCGGCCGACGATCCGAGCTGGCCGCGCAGACTGGCCCTGCTGGTCGCGCTGGCGGGGCAGGGCACGGCCGGCCCGGGCGGACCGGGTGAACTTCCGGTTGGCGATGTCATCACCCGTACGCTCAGGGCGACTTCGTCCCCACGGCCGTTCCTCGACGCGTTGCGCGCGCTGCGGTACACGGCCGCCGAAGAGGCTGTACTGGCACGCCTGGCGACCGAGCCCGCGACCGTCCTCCGCACGCTGGAGGCCATCGGGGGACGGCGGACCGTGTCGGCGCTGCGGGACGGGCTCGGCCTGGCCGCGGCCGACGGTGAGAACGTCATCGCGCCGCACCTTCCGCCGGGGACCGTCGCACCGCATCTGCGCGCCGAACGGCACCGGGCACTCGAACTGCTCTGGCAGCTCACCGAGGACCCGGCGGACCGTCGCGCCCTCCTCGTACGTCTCGACCCCGCCGAACTGCCCGCACGGATCGCCGCCGATCTCGGCGGCCCCGACGAGGGCGAACTGGCTCTGCTCGGCGCTCGTGCGAACCGGGACGAACCGGTGGCCGCGCTGTGCGGACTGGCCGCCCACGGCGGCGCGGGCACGCTCCCGGTCATCACCGAACTCCTGCTGCGTGTCGTCGCCGAACTGACCCATTCGGAAAGGACGTTGACCGAGCCAACACGGTCCCGGCAGCCGGACGGATCAGGCGCCGGTCAGCGGCCGACCGGTGAGCCCGCCGTCCCCGGGGCAGTCCTCGAAGCCGTACGCGGCCTCGGCCGCCGGCTCCACGCACGGCGAAGGATCCGGCCGATCTGCCTGCTCGACGCCGCGGACGCCGAAGCGGCGGGCAACGCACTCGCCGCGACCATGGTCCTCGACCTGCTCGACCGCCCCGAGCCGACCGACGACGAGCGGGTGATCCTCCTCGAACTGCTCACCCGGATCCCGTACCCGCACACCCGGCCGCGCGTGCACCGCCTGCTCCGCCACCGCAACCCCCACCTGCGCAAACACGTGATCGCGCTGCTCGCCCAGGACTCCGAGGGCGCCGACGCGCAGGCGCTGTCGGCGAGCCTCATCACCCTGACCACCGCCGACGACATCCGCACCGTACGGCAGGCACTCCTGGCTCTCGGTCACGCACGGGCACGCTGGGCGGCGGGCGCGATCGCCGCCTGTCTCGACCACCCGAACATGAACATCAAGAAGACCGCGGCCGCGGTGCTGGTCCACGCGGGTACCGCCGTTGCGGTGCCGCAGCTACTCAACTGGCTCGGGCGGCACGACAATCCGGGTTTCAGGACCGCGCTCGCCGACGCGCTGCGGGCCATCCTCGGTGATGCCTACGAGGCGACACTGCGCGCCGCCGTCGACGGGGCGGACGAACCACGCGCCCGACGGTTGCTGACCGGGTGCCTCGCGGAGCGCCCGCCGGACGGCACGGCGGATTCCCAACGCTCCGACCTCGACGCCCTGAAGTCCGGCGGCTGGCGGCCCGCGATCGCGCTGCGGATCGCCCGGCGCGGTGAACTGCCCGCGCGCCACTGGCCGCACGGGCTGCGGCCGACACTCGCGGACTGGCTCGCCCTGGCCGAATCGACGCGGGACCCGGAGCGGACCCTGACCCGGGACCCGGCGCCGGGTTCGTTGTCCGACACGCAGGCGCGGTTGGTGCGGACAGCGCTCAGGCTCTGTCCGGCCCCGCTGTCGGACGCCGAGCGGCGGACGTACGCGCGGTTCGCCCCGCTCCTGCTCATGTGCCTGACGGACGCGGCGACTTGGGACGAGGATGGACAGGATCTCGTGTCCGTGCTCGAAGTGCTGGCGCCCGAACTGCCGACGGGGGAGAAGCGGGCCGTGGCCGACGCCGTACGCGCGCTGCCCGGCACCGCACCCGCCCCGACGCTGACCCTGCTGCTCCGCTGCGGCGCGGTTCTCACGCGCGCCGACCTGGACCAGGCGCTCCGAGCGGCGGCCACGGGGTGGTCGACCGACGCACGGGCCGTACGGGCCCCACGGGCCGAAGTCGCCGTGCTCCGCGAGGCGTTCGGGATCACGGACGCCGCGCTTCCGGCCGATGCGCGGGCGTGGCGCGTCCAACTGGAGGCCGCCGTAAGGGGGCCGTCCGAAGCGGAAGATTTCCGTCGCGCCGAGGAGGCACGGCCGGTCCGGACCACGCCCAACTCCCGCTACCGACTTGCCGCGTTGGCCGACGCGTACCCCGCCGCCGACCCAGTGACCCGCTCCGTACTCCTCGACTGGATGACGGCACTCCAGCCCCTGGACGTGCCGCCCTGGACGCTCCGTGAGGCCGTCGCCGACGATGCGGCGAGCGCGCCGACCTCGAATCGGACCGTACGCGCCGACGACCTGGACCAGCCGCGTTCGGCAGCCCTGCGCGCACGGCTGCTGGACATGCTCGACGCCCCCGACCCGGACCGGCGCCGCACCGCCGCCGTCGCACTGCTCAAATGGCCCGATACCGACGTCCGTTCGGCGGTACTGCGCGCGTATCTCCACGGCCGCGTCGATGTCGATGTCGGCGTCAACGGCCTGGCCGACGCGGAACCGCCGGATCTGCTCGCCGCACTGGCGGACGCCGAGCGGGACGGCGCCGAGATCCGGTACGAGCGGCTGGCCCGCCTGGCGGGACGCCTCGACCCGTCCGCGCTGCAATCTCTCGTACCGCAACTCCTGAAGTGGTGGCAGCAGGCTCCACAAGCCGTCCGTCCCGTCCTGGACGCCGTACCGGCGGACACGCTCGCCGTGATCCTCGGTGACCGTATCGAGGCGGGCGCATGGGGATATCTCGACCTGCTCGCCGGTCGTACGCTGCTCCGCACGCCCGCGCTCACCGAGATCCGACACCGCTTGCGTGCCGAGGGCCGGGACAGTCTTGCCGACACCCTCCGACTGGTCGACGGGCCGCTGCTCGACCCCGGCGCCGAGCTACAGGACGCCCACGAAGGGGTGCGATCTACGCCGCCGGAGGTCCCGGACGGGCCGTCCCGGCAGGAGCTGCTGCGTCTGGCCCGTACCGGCAGCCCCGATCAGATCCGCCGGGCGCTCACCCGTCTCGCCGAGGCTCCCGGTGATCCCGAACTGCTCGCGCTCGTCGGTGAGTTGCTGCACCATCCCCGGCCCCGCGTCCGGCTCCACGCCCACCGGACCTCGCGGGCGCTGTTCGACCGGGAGACCTACTTGCGGCACACGTCGACGCTGTTGGGCGACGCGCAGCCGGACGTGGTGCGTTCGGCTGTCGGCACCCTCACCCACGCGGCCTGGGAGCCCGCCGTCCCGCCGATCGTCGGCCTGCTCGACCACCCTCACCCGGCCGTTCGCGAAGCGGCGGTGGACGGCCTCGCGCGCATGGCCGGACGAGCCGTTCCCGCGCTCCGGCACGCGGCGGACCACGCACGACCCGACAAACGGCCTGTCTACACCGCTGTGCTCGACCGGATCATGGCCTTGCGATCGGCCACGGACACGGCCACGCAAGAGGAGAGAACTACGTGA
- a CDS encoding integrase encodes MRVAMTSVAARTGRTNEDFTGAVPTAAVLVDGAGIPGTESVCRHGVAWYAEQLCGRLLGLLSRTPDRGLTALLAEAIERVTDGHRDTCDVASTIGPSAMVAVLRVSDGLAEYLVLGDTALVLDRADGPPLVVSDPREVVISRPYRSALNAIPEGSDEYLRVLQDLRSHRNQPGGFWVARDDPRAADEAITGSCPVSELTRAALLSNGASRLVDEFGLADWPEVMTVLASSGPAEIIDRVRRAEARHAVPPDDATIAYCTGLGEA; translated from the coding sequence ATGCGAGTGGCCATGACGAGCGTCGCGGCGCGGACCGGCCGCACCAACGAGGACTTCACCGGCGCCGTACCCACGGCAGCCGTGCTGGTCGACGGCGCGGGGATCCCCGGCACCGAATCGGTCTGCCGGCACGGCGTGGCCTGGTACGCCGAGCAGCTCTGCGGCCGGCTGCTCGGTCTCCTGTCACGGACCCCGGACCGCGGACTTACGGCGCTGCTCGCCGAGGCGATCGAGCGGGTGACGGACGGGCACCGGGACACCTGCGATGTCGCCTCCACCATCGGTCCGTCGGCGATGGTCGCCGTCCTGCGTGTGTCGGACGGCCTCGCCGAGTACCTGGTGCTCGGCGACACGGCCCTCGTCCTCGACAGGGCGGACGGTCCCCCGCTCGTCGTGTCCGACCCCCGAGAAGTGGTCATCAGCCGGCCGTACCGCTCCGCGCTCAATGCAATCCCCGAGGGCAGCGACGAGTACCTCCGAGTCCTCCAGGACCTCCGTTCCCACAGGAACCAGCCGGGCGGCTTCTGGGTGGCCAGGGACGACCCCCGGGCGGCGGACGAGGCGATCACCGGTAGCTGTCCGGTCTCCGAGTTGACCCGCGCGGCCCTGCTCAGCAATGGGGCGAGCCGCCTCGTGGACGAGTTCGGACTCGCCGACTGGCCGGAGGTCATGACGGTGCTGGCTTCGAGCGGACCGGCAGAAATCATCGACCGTGTCCGCCGCGCGGAGGCGCGCCACGCGGTCCCGCCGGACGACGCGACGATCGCGTACTGCACCGGCCTCGGCGAGGCTTGA
- a CDS encoding histidine phosphatase family protein codes for MSRTAIRHLYLARHGEASADESDLTENGRQQAVLLGERLRGSPLSAIHHGPLPRAERTARLIREQLGDVPCALTPSEPAGDYIPYVPQERELPADSAGAMLRRLAEFPAEERLRGPELARAALARFTGPVEGDEPRHELVVTHNFLIGWLVRDALDAPPWRWMGLNHCNAALTVIRYAPDRPSSVLLYNDMGHLPAELRWTGFPAESRV; via the coding sequence ATGTCCCGGACAGCCATCCGCCACCTCTATCTGGCGCGGCACGGCGAGGCTTCGGCCGACGAGAGCGACCTGACCGAGAACGGCCGCCAGCAGGCCGTACTGCTCGGCGAGCGGCTACGGGGCAGCCCGCTCTCGGCGATCCACCACGGACCGCTGCCGAGGGCGGAGCGGACGGCCCGGCTGATCCGGGAGCAACTGGGCGACGTCCCTTGCGCGTTGACGCCGTCGGAGCCCGCCGGGGACTACATCCCTTACGTGCCGCAGGAGCGGGAGCTGCCTGCGGACTCCGCCGGCGCCATGCTCAGGCGCCTCGCGGAGTTCCCCGCCGAAGAACGCCTGCGTGGACCGGAGTTGGCACGGGCGGCGCTGGCGCGGTTCACCGGGCCGGTGGAGGGTGACGAGCCGCGCCACGAGCTGGTCGTGACCCACAACTTCCTCATCGGCTGGCTGGTCCGCGACGCCCTGGACGCCCCGCCCTGGCGGTGGATGGGCCTCAACCACTGCAACGCGGCCCTGACCGTCATCCGCTACGCACCGGACCGTCCGTCGTCCGTGCTGCTCTACAACGACATGGGTCATCTCCCCGCCGAACTCCGCTGGACGGGCTTCCCTGCCGAATCGCGCGTCTGA
- a CDS encoding Cmx/CmrA family chloramphenicol efflux MFS transporter, producing MPFAVYVLGLAVFAQGTSEFMLSGLVSGIAADLHVSIPDAGLLTSAFAVGMVIGAPLMALFSRKWPRRRALLIFLTAFVAAHVVGALTPGYEVLLATRIVGALANAGFWAVALVAAISMVEPAARARATSVVVGGVTVACVVGVPAGALLGEHLGWRAAFWAVAAVSLPALVAIVTSVPDGRPATSDGDALEGSKASEESQASDASENPSVREELRSLTGRRVLLTLLTMALVQGATFCAFSYLEPLATRVTGLGAGWVPALLALFGVGSLVGVTLSGRVADARRSTLVVAGMASLALGWIALALSAVSPVATITLVFVQGMLAFGTGSAMISQVFQLASGAPTLAGSFATAAFNIGAAAGPWLGGLTIDAGLGFRSPVWVSAALMALALTTAAATRLACPLSLTKATVVMKS from the coding sequence ATGCCATTCGCCGTGTACGTGCTCGGGCTCGCCGTCTTCGCCCAGGGCACCTCCGAATTCATGCTGTCCGGGCTCGTCTCGGGCATCGCCGCCGACCTCCATGTGTCCATCCCCGACGCCGGGCTCCTGACCTCGGCGTTCGCCGTCGGGATGGTGATCGGCGCGCCACTGATGGCGCTCTTCAGCCGTAAGTGGCCGCGCCGCCGGGCACTGTTGATCTTTCTGACCGCGTTCGTGGCCGCGCACGTCGTGGGCGCTCTCACTCCCGGCTACGAGGTGCTGCTCGCGACCCGGATCGTGGGGGCGCTGGCGAACGCCGGATTCTGGGCGGTCGCCCTGGTCGCCGCGATCTCGATGGTCGAACCGGCCGCGCGGGCACGCGCCACGTCCGTCGTGGTCGGCGGCGTCACCGTGGCCTGTGTGGTGGGCGTGCCCGCCGGGGCGCTGCTCGGCGAGCATCTGGGGTGGCGGGCCGCGTTCTGGGCGGTGGCGGCCGTGTCGCTGCCAGCCCTCGTGGCGATCGTGACGTCCGTTCCGGACGGGCGCCCGGCCACTTCGGACGGGGACGCCCTCGAAGGATCCAAGGCGTCCGAGGAGTCTCAGGCGTCCGATGCGTCCGAAAACCCCTCGGTACGTGAGGAGTTGCGCTCGCTCACCGGCCGACGCGTACTGCTCACCCTGCTGACGATGGCGCTCGTCCAGGGCGCGACGTTCTGCGCCTTCTCCTACCTTGAGCCGCTGGCCACCCGCGTCACCGGACTCGGCGCCGGCTGGGTGCCCGCCCTGCTGGCCCTGTTCGGGGTGGGGTCGCTCGTCGGCGTCACCCTTTCCGGCCGAGTCGCCGACGCGCGGCGGAGCACGCTCGTCGTGGCCGGTATGGCGTCACTGGCGCTCGGCTGGATCGCGCTGGCGCTGAGCGCGGTGAGCCCGGTGGCCACGATCACGCTCGTCTTCGTCCAGGGAATGCTCGCGTTCGGCACGGGGTCGGCGATGATCTCCCAGGTGTTCCAACTGGCCTCAGGGGCACCGACCTTGGCCGGTTCGTTCGCGACGGCCGCCTTCAACATCGGCGCCGCGGCGGGCCCGTGGCTCGGCGGTCTCACCATCGACGCGGGCCTCGGCTTCCGCTCACCCGTGTGGGTGAGCGCGGCACTGATGGCTCTCGCCCTGACCACGGCCGCCGCCACCCGCCTCGCTTGCCCGCTCTCACTCACGAAAGCTACAGTCGTAATGAAAAGCTAG
- a CDS encoding TetR/AcrR family transcriptional regulator — MPVGKDSPRQRYRHHVRTEIKQAALRQIGEGGPASLSLNAIARELGVTGPALYKYFVSRDALLTELILEGYDSVAAAVRAEAARTAEKPARERLHALAGVYRQWAVDSPHLYQLLAGSPSPGYEAPAETIDSARAVLGPFLSVLAQGSARPAAGALEAELRAWAESTPAVADWVRENAPDADPGRVLAGSVVVWSRMHGVVSLEIQGQFGGMGHRGSTLFTSEIDALADAMGLPPGPKD; from the coding sequence GTGCCGGTCGGCAAGGACAGTCCTCGGCAGCGCTACCGCCACCATGTGCGCACGGAGATCAAGCAGGCGGCGCTGCGGCAGATCGGCGAGGGCGGGCCGGCGTCGCTCAGCCTCAACGCGATCGCCCGGGAGCTGGGGGTCACCGGACCGGCGCTCTACAAGTACTTCGTCAGCCGGGACGCCCTGCTCACAGAGCTGATCCTGGAGGGCTACGACAGCGTCGCCGCCGCCGTACGGGCCGAGGCCGCCCGAACAGCCGAGAAGCCGGCGCGGGAGCGGCTGCACGCGCTGGCCGGCGTGTACCGGCAGTGGGCCGTCGACTCCCCGCACCTGTACCAGCTGCTGGCGGGCTCGCCGTCGCCCGGCTACGAGGCGCCGGCCGAGACGATCGACAGCGCTCGGGCGGTCCTCGGCCCGTTCCTGAGTGTGCTGGCGCAGGGTTCCGCCCGGCCGGCGGCCGGCGCGCTGGAGGCCGAGCTGCGGGCCTGGGCGGAGAGCACACCGGCGGTTGCCGACTGGGTACGGGAGAACGCCCCCGACGCGGATCCAGGCCGGGTCCTCGCGGGCTCGGTCGTCGTCTGGTCACGGATGCACGGAGTGGTCAGCCTGGAGATCCAGGGGCAGTTCGGGGGCATGGGCCATCGCGGAAGCACCCTGTTCACGTCGGAGATCGACGCCCTGGCCGACGCGATGGGGCTGCCTCCCGGCCCGAAGGACTGA